A genomic stretch from Aedes albopictus strain Foshan chromosome 2, AalbF5, whole genome shotgun sequence includes:
- the LOC109407955 gene encoding protein MIX23 produces MSFKYECGDFSQFQEQLKKMRDLDDKIIYALNTSLPTESFKGQVNPEAKCRELHKQLNAGYGDRQEAIKKCILVCADSVKQLKEKREESRDDVALNKQFKTEQRKLRLLQAELSVEDIIRERTQKTFRERCRLFVNFDTL; encoded by the exons ATGAGTTTCAAATATGAATGCGGAGATTTCTCACAATTTCAG GAACAACTGAAGAAAATGCGGGACCTGGACGATAAAATCATCTACGCGTTGAACACATCACTACCGACGGAATCTTTCAAGGGCCAGGTCAATCCGGAGGCCAAATGCCGCGAACTGCACAAACAGCTGAACGCGGGCTATGGAGACCGGCAGGAGGCGATCAAGAAGTGCATCCTGGTGTGTGCCGATAGCGTCAAGCAGTTGAAGGAGAAGCGCGAAGAGAGCCGGGACGATGTTGCACTAAACAAGCAGTTTAAGACTGAACAAAGGAAG cTACGATTACTGCAGGCTGAACTCAGCGTCGAAGACATCATCCGGGAACGCACACAGAAAACATTCCGGGAACGATGCCGTCTGTTCGTAAACTTTGATACACTGTAG
- the LOC109415129 gene encoding uncharacterized protein LOC109415129 — MSQHLVAQYKRNSRKRIKEQCTEEQPAKTPKTDAERARCYRANKKAARVEASPTVGWDAGEGPSTRVFNTTRTAPVSIPLSNDRGESVVDDASRGVIVPSPYPQDEESDEAVSDGAASDDDADIRMSPATQEPNFDRADREFRKRFLENEFGHSCDVCARIWFKNDLKPISGADAGLLLATNYFESVEGFSACLTCRSNLKRGLIPSLSQSNGFTYPRFPANLPPLDPLTVRLVSPRINFMQLRRLRYAAGSLSIIGQIINVPVDVAQMVSELPRQLDDDHAFNVCIKRHMIHKSSYLSGYVKKGTVKAWLNYLVTTPLYRRYGIVFNEDNLAAIVPPQQPGTSASPSIDLEVIDASNDTELLIGQQHTLLWDEDKCLEIAPGQNRTPLSLIYDEFAEELSFPDIYLGHPRIFKPEVRVTPFMMATSEIRRRDRRGARPEHILFMAMKIMRLRVSEGLKNTFKCMGTANITRAQLQDRNFLESCIDRNLSFLKSIPNSVQYWQQRKRDVFAMIRQLGKPTMFLTVSANEIRWPHLLEILQKLANGCNEPAAANIRAQLTALQRVTLVSEDPVTCCAYFNKLVNVLMQLLSSSRYSPFGKFYVVDYFKRIEFQHRGSPHAHILLWLANDPREAVSENMPATVELIDALCSVSVDDLPETYGNQVHKHTFTCFKRNDKRCRFNIPYWPMDQTRILIPITAGDGRLDDLRRRAVQLRDALETKSFDSLEAFLVDSNCTYEYYLDVIRASIRRPTVCLRRSMTELWTNSFNPWIAKVLKSNMDLQFVLEEFSCAAYVVEYVNKTNRGISSLHRELVKLQEEHPESDYNDLLKKVSIKMLNAVEMSAQEAAWYLLRQPMSEASRKVEFIPTMWPHERIKSRKRTKQMDEEELEDDSTDVWTLNIIQKYESRTGMDDICLADFVACYTEEKNAKNSFKLRSFPRVIRWCAYNMSELVEYKREMVLLFLPFRNEVCDILDRNKFLQLYEVNEATILAKLKEYDCEINLDQVVDEYIRLSDEDDEQQAAAGQKRDEFVRTITMEPNDDDIRYLPTGPMAAVVKQRSNVLSKQEYCEMVRATNAEQRDLILQVIDNLHSFSDDSKPVQIFFTGPAGCGKTFTLRILMETVNRFSQAHNSQSNAYVACASTGKAAVAIGGTTVHSAFRITMSRRQSSKLSFEARQLYRNAFANVKVIIVDETSMLGADVLNTVHARLQEITGNYDDPFGGMSIVFCGDLRQLPPVNARPVFKPSANSMHGAVLWQSLEFYPLVQVMRQANEEFSSILTKIGNGEQLSPEEIRLIESRFRTTEWCQQHVPQAIRLFHRNADVERYNTVALMDRDAAESTADDVYSGYKDNSQLVGARTKVHKMGVVEAGGLPYLLRLVVGTPYMITTNIDVEDGLVNGAIGELMFVEHIEDDPQQQIVKLWFNFENSSIGKALRVKARPLVYSKPGVLNPEWTPIAKRSANINLNGGVKCRRIQFPVVSACALTVHKSQGGTFSEVVFSYERGQEQQLVYVGFSRVTSLEGLFLTNPTNSFRFHHGKGAITPRICDLRTELERLNNHRLRTIGEDVMEVISSNRSACTMMSLNVQSLNAHSSDIATDRVLCAVDLLALSETWVDNSSRATVAGFHCIAQEKRTGARAGGVAILQSTQSSTMAVAHEINKLDASYDPMMAVADEYGDICAIELPVMGTRTLLFSLYLSPGTTLKEKKLFLARNLIHYFSVDTPVVVTGDFNIDVSKPDNFEFIDFMRIYLRLELASDRSLATTLGGSCLDLTFMRNIRVACTRYCAYFSYHRPILSVLELPCGKFNDIQ; from the exons ATGAAGCCGTATCGGATGGGGCGGCTTCCGATGACGATGCCGACATTCGCATGTCCCCCGCTACTCAAGAACCCAACTTTGATCGTGCCGACCGGGAGTTCAGGAAACGGTTCTTGGAAAACGAGTTTGGCCATTCCTGTGATGTATGCGCGCGAATTTGGTTCAAGAATGATTTGAAACCGATAAGTGGTGCCGATGCTGGCCTTCTATTGGCGACAAATTATTTCGAATCTGTGGAAGGATTCTCAGCGTGTCTGACTTGTCGAAGCAACCTCAAGCGTGGATTGATTCCTTCGTTGTCGCAATCGAATGGATTTACATATCCTCGCTTCCCGGCAAATTTACCCCCGCTGGATCCCTTGACAGTTAGGTTGGTTTCGCCAAGAATCAACTTCATGCAACTGCGTCGTTTGCGCTATGCAGCAG GAAGCCTGTCAATTATCGGGCAAATTATCAATGTTCCGGTGGATGTGGCCCAGATGGTCAGCGAACTTCCTCGCCAACTGGATGACGACCATGCCTTCAATGTGTGCATCAAGAGGCACATGATCCACAAGTCGAGTTACTTGTCCGGATACGTGAAGAAGGGTACGGTCAAGGCCTGGTTGAACTACCTCGTAACCACACCGCTGTACAGACGATACGGCATAGTCTTCAACGAAGATAACCTGGCAGCCATCGTACCACCCCAGCAACCCGGAACAAGTGCGAGCCCATCGATTGATCTCGAGGTCATTGACGCGTCGAACGATACAGAGCTGCTTATTGGCCAGCAGCACACGCTCCTATGGGATGAGGACAAGTGCCTCGAAATCGCTCCGGGTCAAAATCGGACACCGCTATCCCTCATTTATGATGAATTTGCGGAAGAGCTGTCGTTCCCGGATATATATCTCGGCCATCCACGCATCTTCAAACCCGAAGTTCGGGTTACGCCTTTCATGATGGCAACTAGCGAGATAAGGCGCCGAGACCGCCGTGGCGCAAGACCGGAACATATTTTGTTCATGGCGATGAAGATCATGCGGCTACGCGTTTCTGAAGGGTTGAAGAATACGTTTAAATGTATGGGAACGGCTAATATAACACGAGCCCAACTACAAGACCGTAACTTCCTCGAGAGCTGCATCGACCGCAATCTGTCCTTCCTGAAATCCATTCCGAACTCGGTCCAATACTGGCAGCAGAGGAAACGAGACGTGTTTGCGATGATCCGTCAGTTGGGAAAGCCGACTATGTTCTTGACGGTGAGTGCCAATGAAATCAGGTGGCCACATTTGTTAGAAATTCTGCAGAAGCTGGCGAATGGATGCAACGAACCCGCAGCGGCCAACATCAGAGCACAGTTGACTGCACTGCAACGGGTCACGCTTGTTTCCGAAGATCCAGTAACGTGTTGCGCGTATTTCAACAAATTGGTTAACGTGCTGATGCAGCTGCTGTCGTCGTCAAGATATAGTCCGTTCGGGAAATTCTATGTCGTGGATTACTTCAAACGGATTGAATTCCAACATCGTGGAAGTCCACATGCGCATATTCTGCTATGGTTGGCCAACGATCCTCGCGAAGCTGTGTCGGAAAACATGCCTGCTACCGTTGAGCTGATCGATGCTCTCTGCTCCGTTAGTGTCGATGACCTGCCTGAAACGTATGGAAATCAg GTACACAAGCATACGTTTACGTGCTTCAAGCGTAACGACAAACGGTGCAGGTTTAATATTCCGTACTGGCCGATGGATCAGACCAGGATATTGATTCCAATCACGGCGGGCGATGGTCGACTCGACGATTTGCGAAGACGTGCCGTCCAACTGCGAGATGCTCTCGAAACTAAAAGTTTCGACTCCCTGGAAGCCTTCCTTGTCGACTCCAACTGCACATACGAGTACTATCTCGATGTGATTCGTGCTTCGATTCGCCGACCGACGGTTTGCTTGCGACGGTCCATGACGGAGCTCTGGACCAATTCGTTCAACCCCTGGATTGCGAAGGTCCTCAAATCCAACATGGATTTACAGTTCGTCTTGGAGGAGTTTTCGTGTGCTGCCTATGTCGTTGagtatgtaaacaaaacaaacagaggCATAAGCAGCTTACACCGGGAACTGGTCAAACTCCAAGAAGAACATCCGGAAAGCGACTACAACGATCTTCTCAAGAAAGTCAGCATTAAAATGCTCAACGCCGTCGAAATGTCTGCTCAGGAAGCCGCGTGGTACTTGCTTCGGCAACCGATGTCGGAAGCTAGCCGAAAG GTGGAGTTTATCCCGACCATGTGGCCGCACGAGCGAATCAAGTCGCGGAAAAGGACGAAGCAGATGGACGAGGAAGAGCTAGAAGATGACTCGACCGATGTTTGGACCCTCAATATCATCCAGAAATACGAGTCGAGAACAGGAATGGATGACATTTGCCTGGCGGATTTTGTGGCCTGCTACACGGAGGAAAAGAACGCAAAGAATTCGTTCAAATTGCGAAGCTTTCCCCGTGTGATACGCTGGTGCGCATACAATATGTCCGAGCTGGTTGAGTACAAACGCGAGATGGTGCTGCTATTTCTGCCGTTTCGAAACGAGGTCTGCGATATACTGGACCGAAATAAATTTCTGCAGTTGTATGAGGTCAATGAGGCTACCATCCTTGCCAAGTTGAAGGAGTACGACTGCGAAATTAATTTGGACCAGGTCGTGGATGAGTATATCCGGCTGTCCGACGAGGATGACGAACAGCAAGCAGCAGCTGGTCAAAAGCGCGATGAGTTTGTCCGAACCATCACCATGGAACCGAACGATGACGATATTCGGTACTTGCCGACAGGACCCATGGCGGCTGTTGTTAAACAGCGTTCCAATGTTCTGTCGAAACAGGAGTACTGCGAGATGGTTCGTGCGACGAATGCGGAGCAGCGTGATTTGATCCTGCAAGTAATCGACAACTTGCACAGCtttagcgacgacagcaaaccAGTACAGATTTTCTTCACCGGTCCGGCAGGCTGTGGAAAGACGTTCACTTTGAGAATCCTGATGGAGACGGTCAATCGCTTCAGCCAGGCGCATAACTCGCAAAGCAATGCCTACGTAGCTTGCGCATCCACAGGGAAGGCAGCCGTTGCCATCGGTGGTACCACAGTCCATTCCGCGTTCCGGATTACGATGTCCCGTAGACAAAGCTCAAAGCTGAGTTTTGAAGCGCGGCAGCTGTACCGTAATGCCTTTGCAAATGTAAAGGTCATTATTGTTGATGAAACCAGCATGCTTGGAGCTGATGTTCTCAACACGGTACACGCTCGGCTGCAAGAAATTACGGGCAACTATGACGATCCGTTCGGCGGTATGTCGATTGTGTTTTGCGGCGATCTACGACAGCTACCCCCTGTCAATGCACGACCAGTGTTCAAACCCTCTGCCAATTCGATGCACGGTGCGGTGTTGTGGCAGTCTCTGGAGTTTTACCCACTGGTTCAAGTCATGCGTCAGGCAAACGAAGAGTTTTCCTCTATCCTGACCAAAATCGGTAACGGAGAACAGTTGTCCCCGGAAGAAATTCGCCTGATCGAGAGCCGTTTTCGTACAACGGAATGGTGTCAGCAGCATGTACCGCAGGCAATACGGCTATTCCATCGAAACGCCGACGTGGAGCGATACAATACCGTAGCATTGATGGATCGCGACGCAGCTGAAAGTACGGCGGATGATGTGTACTCCGGGTACAAAGACAACTCCCAGCTGGTTGGAGCGCGCACGAAAGTGCACAAGATGGGCGTTGTGGAGGCTGGCGGTCTGCCGTATTTACTACGACTGGTGGTGGGTACCCCGTACATGATCACCACAAACATCGACGTTGAAGATGGTTTGGTGAACGGTGCTATCGGTGAGCTTATGTTCGTCGAGCACATCGAAGATGATCCGCAGCAGCAAATCGTCAAGCTGTGGTTCAACTTCGAGAACAGCTCTATCGGCAAGGCGTTGCGGGTGAAGGCCCGCCCGCTGGTGTACTCGAAACCAGGAGTTTTGAATCCGGAGTGGACCCCAATCGCCAAGCGCTCCGCGAACATCAACCTCAACGGTGGCGTCAAGTGCAGGAGAATACAGTTTCCGGTGGTGAGCGCATGTGCCCTTACGGTGCACAAGTCTCAGGGCGGCACCTTTTCGGAGGTAGTGTTCAGCTACGAGAGAGGCCAAGAACAGCAGCTGGTGTACGTTGGATTTTCCAGGGTGACTTCACTCGAGGGATTATTCCTCACCAACCCTACCAACAGCTTCCGGTTTCACCACGGCAAAGGCGCAATCACGCCAAGAATCTGCGATCTCCGCACAGAGCTGGAGAGGTTGAACAACCACCGCCTGCGCACCATCGGCGAAGACGTCATGGAGGTGATATCATCGAACCGATCTGCTTGTACGATGATGAGCTTAAATGTGCAAAGTTTAAATGCACACTCATCGGACATTGCAACAGATCGTGTTCTCTGTGCCGTCGACTTGCTCGCTCTCAGTGAGACTTGGGTGGACAACAGCTCGCGCGCAACCGTGGCTGGGTTCCACTGTATCGCCCAAGAGAAGCGCACCGGAGCAAGAGCTGGAGGAGTTGCCATCTTGCAGAGCACACAATCATCGACCATGGCTGTTGCTCACGAGATTAACAAGCTCGATGCCAGCTACGATCCGATGATGGCGGTGGCGGACGAGTACGGTGACATCTGCGCCATTGAATTGCCGGTTATGGGCACCCGTACGCTCCTGTTTTCGTTGTATCTGTCACCGG GTACTACGTTGAAGGAGAAGAAGCTCTTCCTGGCCCGCAATCTGATCCACTATTTTAGTGTTGATACGCCCGTCGTTGTAACCGGCGACTTCAATATCGATGTATCGAAACCGGATAATTTCGAGTTCATCGACTTCATGCGGATCTATCTGCGCCTTGAACTAGCTTCGGATCGATCGCTTGCGACCACTCTCGGCGGTTCATGTCTCGACCTGACCTTCATGCGGAACATTCGGGTAGCATGTACGAGGTACTGTGCGTACTTCTCCTACCACAGGCCAATCCTGTCAGTGCTGGAGCTGCCTTGCGGTAAGTTTAATGATATTCAGTGA